The Raphanus sativus cultivar WK10039 chromosome 2, ASM80110v3, whole genome shotgun sequence DNA segment TCGTTAACTTGTCATAATATTTGATTAAGAAActgtgtatataaatatatatatatatatatatatatatatatatacttgttCTCACAAAATTACGTGATATATGAAAATGTGCAACCgtatacatatataactttatTATAATTGTGCAAAAATATGTAGACCAAGAGAATCGTTGTGGATAAGATATTAATTAGTTTTGGCACATATTCTCCCAGCCAAAATAGCATAATTTTCGTCATTTTCTCCgaccttttcttttgtaatccGGGCATCATCTACACCAATTCTTCAACGAAACATAAACAAGGATGTGACAccaatatttaaatgaaaatgaaaaaggtAAGAGCTAGGGGCTGAAGAATAATGGcactaatatattaatttaaataaaaaatgttagaaaTGAGAAAACATAAATGCTTGTTGTATAGTtgtattgtatatatttatacttttgtgTTAATATTGCATGTATACTTGCTTTTTGTTATATTATCATGACTAGATATAGTTTATATGTTAACCAAGGGAAtttcatatacatatacacTTAAATTTCTTTTACCAAAGATTTATGTATTAGTAAAATAAGAGAAtgcatcaattttttttataaaagtttaaaattatatgttatacagatttattataatgaaactatttgtattttaaaataacttaacaatttgttttttacttttcaaaaatCACAACTTCATGAATTTTATTAGAGAAATCTCATTGAAGAAATCCTTACTTTGGAGTATCTCATTTAgataattcaaaatatttcgTAATAGATATCATAACATTTGAGATAATATTGAAATACATTAGGGGATGTATTCAACTAGGCATTTAAGGTGAATTTTATTAATAGGACAAAACttatgttattcaaacatgGATTTTAATAAACactttaaaatttagtgttattgaacttgtcATTTCATAAAACACTTTGAAATTCACtattattgaataaaatttaagcTGAAGATTTTATAGTGCTTTAATTGTTTTTAGAGTGTTTGAAAGTGGTttgttaattataaaatttaaaatccaaaCACTCTAGAAACATTTTATAAAGTGGTTTCTATAATCGTTTTAACAAAATCacaatcatctaaaaactcacTAAAAGTCAAATCACCTCAAACtcaataaaaaatcaaatcacctaTATATGGCATACTTAAAGTTGGTAACTTGTATATAATTcctttatatattgtttaagaaGCATTACAATACTTTAACTATAACACATGTCATCATTAGAATAATTCTCAAAATTTGTAGAAAAATATGTTgatacatttaaatatatattaaacttcTATTTAAGCTAatcttaatattaattaatagtgtACACTTagtattttttcattttttctttaaataaaagctaatgtattacctaatatgattaatatatatatatatatatatatatatatattatatatatatatgtgtgtgtgtgacgatcaatgattttaataattaagttttgataataatttttggaTCCTCCACcatttgatttaatattatagtattaagataaattaaataataatatttacctattaataaaaaattagatttttcgTCTACtttagattttcaatttttaaaattagtatatattacTAAAAAGTTCcacattaattattttatgattagttgttaaattttttactataacaagatacaaatgatcataaaatcatatgagtaaaaaACCTCACTCAATAGATATTCATATacttacacatatatatatatacatatatatatatatatatgccatATCtatatacttaatatatattaatattaaaatatactatatatgtaaatattataatttaaatttaactatataccatacaaaatagataaaatggtatttttatatttacttaaataaataagattgattgttttgatttatgtttttgcGCTAAGTTAACTATATATAATAGTTAATGGATTctaaattatcaatatatatttattattttattatttcatattatgtaaaagaatgtaaaataaataagtaatagTACGATAACTAATTTGTATGTGCAATGTTCATTTTGCGGATCTTAAACTAGTGTCCTTGTATGGTAAAATactgtaaataataaaaaaaataagtaagtAGAAGTTCTCCAAtgagaaaatttaaaaatgaaaatttataatcCACTTGTCTACCATTAAAAGGTTTTATATCTtctaaaatgttaaaattaaatgatttaattaaagaaaaaaaattcgaaagaatctaaaaacgtttttaaccaaaataacacaaaaagaaaagtgataaaaattcattaaagaGTAAATGAGAATCATACTCTTTCttcaacaaatatataaacaaataataatttttattttcaaaaatacttttatttcaaagtcaaaaactatttttgaaattattattttaaaatttgaattctgAATCCTCCAATCTATATTAGTTAATCTTATGTAATGAAAGCTACTTTGTTCATTTGATTTGATGACTATTTTTATGAGATAAATATTATAGTGGTACCATAAGACAATTAtcttaattaaattttgtcAGAATGTTAGTATGTTACtagtattattttgtttgagaaAACCATCAAAGCTCTCATAGTTGGTGTGATGCTCTCACAtccagctttttttttttcggaaACAAACTGAATATGCTAAAAACTAGGGCTGGTAGcccaagttacaaaaaaaaaaaaaaaaaaaaaaactagggctgggcaaaaatccgaacccgaaaaaccgaaccgaacccgatccaaaaaagtagcaccgaatccgcaccgaaattgattaaatatccgaacgggttcaaaatttcggtatttaaagaaccgaaacagaacccgatccgaaccgaaatattttgggtatccgaatgtatccgaaaaaattttatatacttaaatatatacattattttatatataatgtatactaaaaatattttaaaatatataagatacctttaagttttccaaaatactcgaaatatatatgcaaatagttaaaattaaatgtttaaaatagctaaagtatactgaaaaccccaaaaatagttaaatatctattgattctttatccaaatattcaaagaaaatcaatttatatgttaaattaaggtattttgacatatatgttatgaaaatttatatgtaatatattatctttttatagattttgaaaatttaaaatatataatgaattttgaaaatttaaaaacattttaaatggattatccgaacccgaaccgaacccgcaaagattcGAACCGACctcgaaccgaaatttagaaatatccgaatggggctgaaatctttgaccccaaaaacctgaaacccaaatagattgaaccgaaacccgaatgggtacccgaacgccgaGTCCTACTAAAAACCATGTATGGAAAGAGTTGAAATGGGCTTAATAAAGAAACAATGTGTGGCCCATAAACgtcaaattcaaattttatattaataaattattatttccCGAAAACGCCAGAGAGAAGGTGAAGCGACGAcgagagaggaggaagaagaatctACGGACGGATACGCAAAAATACGTATATTTTCCTCGTCGCCAATACCTAAGACGTGAGTGCGTTCTCTGATTTTCTGCGATATTTTATTCCGCCATTGTGGAATCTAGAGTTTCTACCTTCGCTGCCTGTGATAGATCCTCCAcgcaaatttgttttttttttctccctcGATTCTTCTGTtaataaactgtttttttttttgtgtgtgtttcagTCTCCGAATTTCATAAACTGCAATCTCTAGTGTCAGTCGCTTTTTAATCTTTATGAATCCACTTAAAAATCAATCTTTCTAACCATTACTACTTTTAACCAAAaatgtcatttaaaaaaaaagtttgctgTTTTATTGTTCTGAGAATCTCAAGATTCATAATAGTGGTTAAAGTTTGGTTCTTTTATAGTTATTAATTAATGAGCTCATAGATGAAACTAAAACAGATACACTTTGTTGTTTCTGTTTTATAAGGGGGCAGAGATTGATCAAGAAGAAGTTTTTGGAAAGTTGAAAGATGATGGGTCACCAAACGAATTATCAAGGCTCGAGCTCCTCGTCTCTTGCGAATACGCGTAAAAGGGGTCGTCGTCCCGAAGGCCAGGAGGCTCAGCACCCACCCACTGATGAGAATCTGATAGGTCAAGCTTTCTCTGGTGTGGTCGAAGGCTCGTTCGAGGCTGGATACTTTCTCAACGTTAAGGTAGTCGACACTGAGAAGCAGCTCAAAGGCATCGTTTTCTTACCAGATAAAGTCGCTCCTCTTACTCCAGCTACTGATTTGTTTCCCCAAGCTAAGATGTATGTTAGAGAGCATAATATCACAACTCCACAACAACTAGAGGTTAAGAAAAATCAAGCTGATGACCAATCTGCTATGCTGCCTGATCATCATCCAATGAGTCTTGGTTCCGAGGCTGCTGATGAGAGGAATCATCCTGTGGATACAGAGATGAAAGATGTCGGTCTCACTGAACCTGAAGACCAAACCCTCTCTCTGATGCCACAGTTTGGTAGTGATGATGTACACAAAGAGGATCACACTGTCCTGACATTTGAAGCTTGTGTAGCAAGTAAGGAAGCAGTTACAGCCACTACTTCTTCACTTGAAGATTCGTTTGCTAAAGGTTCTACTACTTTCGTTGATTTCTTCCCAGCGGCATCTGCGACCAATCTAAAACAAGCCACGGGATCCAGCTCCTCTTTCAGCCTTGAACTCTTTCAGAGCGAGACTAAGCAACCGGGAACTGAGGCGGGTGAGAAGAAATCTCCTGCGGATGCTGAGCCTCGTGGAGTGGAGGTAAAATCGGCGTCTCCTGTTGACGATGATGATGTGCCAGAGGAGCTTCAGCTAGAGCTCGGCAACAAGAAAATGAATGCTTCAGCTGTTGTAACCGTAGCAAATCCTGATCAGCCTGGTTCATCATCAAAGAGTGGTTTCTTGGTGAATTTGTTTGAATGCAGAGAAGAGACGGTGAAAGAGCCAGAACAATCTAATGCAGCAGCTTCAGAGAGTGTCTTCTCAGAGGCGGCAGGAACACGAGTAGATGATGATAATGATTCTTGAGAAGTGGATTGCGACACATCAAAGAAACAGAGGCGCTTCTGTTTTTCCTTCTTTTGGTTAGAAAACTTAGGGTAGTTAGCGAACTTGTCAGGCTCTTTCTTCTGTCTCTCAATTATGGCAATACTGTTTTTTTGCGCATTTGCCAACAAACAAGCTTCTTTGCTATGTCTTTTGCGTTAGGTTTTTTCCACGTTTTGTGAAACTTTGATGGTTCTTTCAACTTAGGGTTTTCGGTTTCCTCAAAATGTCGACTTGTTGCAACTTTATCTTCCACATTTCAAAAATGTAGGTCAAATCTATCAAGTCACAGTAGGACTGCGATTTTTAACCCGTTTACCTGACTCGGATCTGATCTGAAATGAACCGGTTCGTTTTGGTTTCGATTATGGCCATATTACCTGATGGGTCCTGCTTTTAATACATGTGGGTATCGGTTCCTATCAAAATCCGATCGGATAACTGTTTAAACCGAAAACAGTTAATCTTCCAAAAcagttttataattttctaaatttcatttgacaaaatatacaattttaaaataaatattctaaacacaaaatgataatattctaaattttaaaagataaaatcataGATGATAAagtataatttttgaaatgcaataccaaaaaaaaatcttggatacataaaacataagataatattttgaaatatttttttaataaaaatatcagaaaacTAAATAGAATAACATCCAAaatgttatatacatataaaattattgaaataataTGATAGATGTtattatgtataaaatttactaaaataatagaaTTATACTACTTAAAAAGAACAATGTAGTTACGTATAAAAATCTcacaaaatactaaaataatagatattaaaatatatttttatcataacaaaatctgttgtaagaatataaaaactattaccgataattcaaatatttttatataaacaatgTATTAATTTAGTGACCAAAAATTCAAAAGTCGTATAATTTTCTAGACTCAAaaatagttgtgtaattttataggaaattttttcttcttgatcaaatatacaattttaaaaataaatattccaaCGCAAAATGATCATAttctaaattttacaaaaaatattaaattgtagATTCTAAAGTATATTCTGTGAAATGctataagaaaaacaaattatgttgtaaaaatcaaaaactagtataatatttttaaatattaatttagtaaTAAATCAGAAAACTTAATACAATAACGTCCAGAAAATATCCCACatcaataaaatttactaaaataatatgataaatactactatgtataatatttactaaaagcaaaaaaatatttacttgtAAAAATCCcacaaatactaaaatgatagatgttgaagtatatttttaaacacaacatgaaaatataaatgatcCAAAACAAATATCTCTCAATAGTGtaccaaaataaatttgaaaatgcATTCTATGCAATagtaattaataacaaagtaaaatgtataaaacatatcactatatattaataatgtcgaatataaaaaatctaaacaatatGATTAGTAAGCAAAACAAAGAGATGATAAACAAATATCATTCAACCTTGATTATCTGTTGTGACAGAAAATTTCCTGAGAAaaattgttttcttgttttgaaAGGCACTCTTTAATCTGATTTTGATCGTTTCATCTCTCTCCACTTACGTCAGAGCAACAAACCCATTTCTCTGGTTTTCAACtgatttgatcattttatttttgggtt contains these protein-coding regions:
- the LOC108839741 gene encoding uncharacterized protein LOC108839741, whose amino-acid sequence is MMGHQTNYQGSSSSSLANTRKRGRRPEGQEAQHPPTDENLIGQAFSGVVEGSFEAGYFLNVKVVDTEKQLKGIVFLPDKVAPLTPATDLFPQAKMYVREHNITTPQQLEVKKNQADDQSAMLPDHHPMSLGSEAADERNHPVDTEMKDVGLTEPEDQTLSLMPQFGSDDVHKEDHTVLTFEACVASKEAVTATTSSLEDSFAKGSTTFVDFFPAASATNLKQATGSSSSFSLELFQSETKQPGTEAGEKKSPADAEPRGVEVKSASPVDDDDVPEELQLELGNKKMNASAVVTVANPDQPGSSSKSGFLVNLFECREETVKEPEQSNAAASESVFSEAAGTRVDDDNDS